In Humulus lupulus chromosome 6, drHumLupu1.1, whole genome shotgun sequence, a single genomic region encodes these proteins:
- the LOC133785230 gene encoding uncharacterized protein LOC133785230 produces the protein MTLVQRYGKPDIFLTMTCNPNWPEISNELLQHEEPQNRPDLVARVFHLKLEQLKDELFKKKIFRQVSTDVYVIEHQKRGLPHAHFLIILQRDWKLYTPESFDEIVLAEIPNQNTNIHLHNAVVKHMMHGPCGVFNPSNVCMKRNSCCKSNYPKKYAPNTNVGRDCFPIYKRSNNGVNVKVRGKNLDNRWVVPYNPYLLATFDCHINVEIFSTIKAVKYLYKYIYKGHDRVAFNLISE, from the coding sequence ATGACTTTAGTACAACGTTATGGAAAACCAGATATTTTCTTAACAATGACTTGCAATCCAAATTGGCCGGAAATTTCAAACGAACTACTCCAACATGAAGAACCTCAAAATAGACCTGATTTGGTTGCCCGAGTTTTCCATTTGAAATTAGAACAACTGAAAGACGAATTGTTTAAGAAGAAAATATTTCGTCAAGTCTCAACAGATGTCTATGTCATAGAGCACCAAAAAAGAGGTCTTCCACATGCACACTTTTTAATTATCTTGCAAAGGGATTGGAAATTATATACACCAGAATCTTTCGATGAAATTGTTTTAGCAGAAATACCAAATCAAAATACAAACATACATTTACATAATGCGGTAGTGAAGCATATGATGCATGGACCCTGTGGAGTCTTCAACCCATCCAATGTTTGCATGAAAAGAAATAGTTGTTGCAAAAGTAATTATCCAAAGAAATATGCACCAAATACAAACGTAGGAAGAGATTGTTTCCCCATTTATAAGCGTTCAAATAATGGGGTAAACGTGAAAGTAAGAGGAAAGAATTTAGACAATCGGTGGGTCGTTCCATATAATCCATATCTACTTGCAACATTTGATTGTCATATTAATGTTGAGATTTTCTCAACAATAAAAGCAGTCAAATATCTTTACAAGTACATTTACAAAGGTCATGATCGTGTTGCTTTCAACTTGATTTCTGAATAA